A genomic region of Arachis stenosperma cultivar V10309 chromosome 9, arast.V10309.gnm1.PFL2, whole genome shotgun sequence contains the following coding sequences:
- the LOC130949450 gene encoding uncharacterized protein LOC130949450 — MGGLFFLYGQGGCGKTFLWSTISCSIRSKGGIILNVASSRIATLLLPNGRTAHSRFKISLAINEDSLCSIKQGSPLARLISKAKLITWDESPMISKYCYETLDKCLRDILRCLDSYNAHFPFGGKVVVLRGDFRQILPMIPRGSRQDIIQSSINSSYLWHNCKILKLTKNMRLSLGENNNIQELRNFAEWLLKIGDGLAGDTTDGESIIHIPFDILIKNFETALDDLIDFVYPDMLSNLSVENYFKDRAILAPTLDCVTDVNNKMTAGLPRQERVYLSSDSVCAEEGNMEFELDAFSSEILNGINCSGLPPHNLVLKVGAPVMLLRNIDQTNGLCNGTRMQVRRMENHVIECKTLTGNKVGSIVLIPRLNLIPNNETLPVRFQRRQFPIIMSFAMTINKS, encoded by the coding sequence ATGGGTGGACTTTTCTTCTTATACGGTCAAGGTGGTTGTGGAAAAACATTCTTATGGTCAACTATATCATGCTCAATTAGGTCTAAAGGAGGTATAATTTTAAATGTTGCTTCAAGTAGGATTGCTACACTTTTGTTGCCTAATGGAAGAACTGCACATTCAAGGTTTAAAATTTCTTTGGCCATAAATGAGGATTCTTTATGTAGCATTAAACAGGGAAGTCCTCTTGCAAGGTTAATATCCAAGGCCAAATTAATCACATGGGATGAATCTCCAATGATAAGTAAGTATTGTTACGAAACTTTAGACAAATGCCTCAGAGATATTTTAAGGTGCTTAGATTCGTATAATGCTCATTTCCCATTTGGAGGTAAAGTTGTTGTTCTCAGAGGAGATTTTAGACAAATTTTACCTATGATTCCCAGAGGCTCAAGGCAAGATATAATTCAGTCTTCTATTAATTCTTCATATTTGTGGCATAACTGTAAGATTTTGAAGCTTACAAAAAACATGAGATTGTCACTAGGTGAAAACAACAACATACAAGAACTCAGAAATTTTGCAGAATGGTTACTCAAAATTGGTGATGGTTTGGCTGGTGATACAACAGATGGTGAATCGATCATTCATATACCATTTGACATTTTGATTAAGAACTTTGAGACAGCTTTGGATGACCTCATTGATTTCGTGTATCCAGATATGTTATCCAATTTATCcgttgaaaattattttaaggaTAGAGCAATTCTTGCACCAACTTTGGATTGTGTCACTGATGTCAACAACAAGATGACTGCAGGGTTACCTAGACAAGAAAGAGTCTACTTAAGTTCAGACTCTGTGTGTGCTGAAGAGGGAAATATGGAATTTGAGTTAGATGCTTTCTCGTCGGAGATTCTAAATGGAATAAATTGTTCAGGTCTACCACCACACAACTTGGTTCTGAAGGTTGGTGCTCCTGTTATGTTGCTGCGGAATATAGACCAAACTAATGGTTTGTGCAATGGAACGAGGATGCAAGTTAGAAGAATGGAAAATCATGTAATAGAATGCAAGACTTTAACTGGTAACAAAGTTGGAAGTATTGTTCTTATCCCAAGACTAAATCTAATTCCAAATAATGAAACATTGCCGGTCAGGTTTCAAAGAAGACAATTCCCAATTATCATGTCATTTGCAATGACAATAAATAAGTCCTAG
- the LOC130950447 gene encoding acyl-CoA-binding domain-containing protein 4-like, which translates to MAMARASSGLQYPERFYAAASYVGLDGSNSPTKALTAKFAKSTALLLYTLYQQATIGPCNIPEPSSWKIVEHSKWASWNQLGNMSSTEAMRLFVKILEEEDPGWYSRASNSFVEAEPVIDVQMNHNSKVGPVVENGNSYPETKTIPTDNGSQVGTQDKDVVVEGFSSVEVYDQWIAPPVSGQRPRARYEHGAAVVQDKLYIYGGNHNGRYLNDLHVLDLRSWTWSRVEAKAEVESTNSSSTPMLSPCAGHSLIPWDSKLLSIGGHTKDPSESIQVKVFDLQTATWSTLKTYGKPPVSRGGQSVTSVGKTLVIFGGQDAKRTLLNDLHILDLETLTWDEIEAAGLPPSPRSDHAAAVHAERYLLIFGGGSHATCYNDLHVLDLQTMEWSRPTQLGEKPTPRAGHAGATVGENWFIVGGGDNKSGVSETVVLNMSTLTWSVVTSVQERIPVASEGLSLVVSSYDGEDVLVSFGGYSGHYHNEVYVLKPSHKSTLQSKLVENSIPDSVSAVHNATNATRDVESEFEAGNEGKIKELVIDNGDFTKPKGDLLTVLKAEKDELETTLSNEKLHTLKLQQELADAEARNSDLSKELQSVRGQLASEQSRCFKLEVEVAELGQKLQTIGTLQKELELLQRQKAVSEQAALSAKQRQGSGGMWGWLAGTPQSPNADDD; encoded by the exons ATGGCGATGGCGAGAGCAAGCTCTGGGCTACAATACCCAGAGCGCTTCTACGCCGCGGCCTCCTACGTCGGATTGGACGGATCCAACTCTCCCACCAAAGCTCTCACCGCCAAGTTCGCCAAATCCACCGCCCTCCTTCTCTACACTCTCTACCAACAG GCTACTATAGGACCTTGTAATATCCCGGAACCGAGTTCGTGGAAGATTGTGGAGCATAGCAAATGGGCAAG CTGGAACCAGCTCGGAAACATGTCTTCTACAGAAGCCATGCGACTGTTTGTGAAAATATTGGAG GAAGAAGATCCTGGTTGGTACTCGAGGGCATCTAACTCCTTTGTAGAGGCTGAGCCTGTTATAGATGTTCAAATGAAT CACAATTCCAAAGTTGGACCAGTAGTTGAGAATGGGAACTCTTATCCGGAGACAAAGACTATTCCAACTGATAATGGGAGTCAAGTTGGAACCCAGGATAAAGATGTTGTTGTTGAAGGCTTTAGTTCAGTTGAAGTCTATGATCAATGGATTGCACCTCCAGTATCTGGCCAACGTCCAAGGGCCAGATATGAG CATGGGGCAGCAGTTGTGCAAGACAAATTGTATATATATGGTGGAAATCACAATGGTCGTTACCTTAACGATCTTCAT GTTCTAGATTTGAGAAGTTGGACTTGGTCTAGGGTTGAGGCTAAGGCAGAAGTTGAGTCTACAAACTCGTCATCTACGCCAATGTTAAGCCCTTGTGCTGGTCATTCACTg ATTCCATGGGATTCTAAGCTTCTGTCAATTGGTGGGCATACAAAAGATCCTTCTGAAAGTATCCAAG TGAAAGTGTTTGATCTGCAAACGGCAACTTGGTCAACTCTAAAGACTTATGGGAAACCCCCG GTATCACGTGGAGGTCAATCAGTTACTTCAGTTGGAAAAACCTTGGTGATATTTGGTGGACAAGATGCTAAGAGAACTCTCTTGAATGATCTGCATATTCTTGACTTGGAAACCTTGACATGGGATGAAATTGAAGCTGC TGGTTTGCCTCCTTCTCCGAGGTCTGATCATGCTGCTGCTGTGCATGCTGAGCGATACTTGCTTATCTTTGGTGGGGGCTCACATGCAACTTGCTATAATGATTTGCATGTTCTTGATTTGCAGACT ATGGAATGGTCTAGACCAACTCAACTGGGTGAAAAACCAACACCACGTGCGGGACATGCTGGTGCTACAGTTGGCGAGAATTGGTTCATTGTCGGTGGGGGTGACAATAAGAGTG GGGTCTCAGAGACTGTTGTGTTGAATATGTCTACGCTGACTTGGTCAGTGGTAACTTCTGTTCAAGAGCGTATTCCTGTTGCTAGTGAG GGCTTGAGTTTGGTTGTAAGTTCATATGATGGTGAAGATGTACTTGTATCATTTGGAGGATACAGTGGCCATTACCACAATGAG GTCTATGTTCTTAAACCAAGCCACAAATCAACTTTGCAGTCAAAACTAGTTGAAAATTCCATACCAGATAGTGTTTCTGCAGTGCACAATGCTACAAATGCTACCCGAGATGTGGAGTCCGAATTTGAAGCAGGCAATGAAGGGAAAATTAAGGAACTTgtcattgacaatggtgatttTACA AAACCGAAAGGGGATCTTCTAACAGTCCTGAAGGCTGAGAAAGATGAATTGGAAACAACACTCAGCAATGAGAAGTTACATACCCTTAAACTACAGCAGGAGTTGGCAGATGCCGAAGCTCGCAATTCTGACCTTTCCAAG GAGCTCCAATCAGTACGCGGTCAGCTTGCTTCTGAGCAGTCAAGGTGTTTCAAATTAGAG GTTGAGGTAGCTGAATTAGGACAGAAGCTCCAAACAATTGGTACATTACAGAAAGAACTTGAACTCCTCCAGCGGCAAAAAGCAGTATCAGAGCAGGCCGCCTTGAGCGCAAAGCAGAGGCAGGGCTCAGGTGGCATGTGGGGCTGGCTTGCTGGTACTCCCCAAAGCCCGAACGCAGACGATGACTGA